A single genomic interval of Trachemys scripta elegans isolate TJP31775 chromosome 3, CAS_Tse_1.0, whole genome shotgun sequence harbors:
- the ZBTB2 gene encoding zinc finger and BTB domain-containing protein 2 — translation MDLANHGLILLQQLNAQREFGFLCDCTVAIGDVYFKAHKSVLASFSNYFKMLFVHQTSECVRLKATDIQPDIFSYLLHLMYTGKMAPQLIDPVRLEQGIKFLHAYPLIQEASLASQGTFSHPDQVFPLASSLYGIQIADHQTRHPTKVTSATDKLGRESRPQPSRMSQEPVSEGSQLSQLASSLPQVTRTNMTTSDPLQSSLSPELVSTAGNSSPPEEEANMEASSSDEQPASLTIAHVKPSIMKRNGSFPKYYACHLCGRRFNLRSSLREHLQIHTGVPFTSSQQGESSISLSLCNNAAEKDAMEVPEAGMISDSELQQISDSPIIDGQQQAETPPPSDIADIDNLEQADQEREVKRRKYECSICGRKFIQKSHWREHMYIHTGKPFKCSTCDKSFCRANQAARHVCLNQSMDTYTMVDKQTLELCTFEEGSQMDNMLVQTNKPYKCNLCDKTFSTPNEVVKHSCQNQNSVFALEEDRSILLGSEDTEATETDNSVLTSIKKEQEAVLLD, via the exons ATGGATCTGGCCAACCACGGACTTATACTGCTACAGCAGCTAAATGCACAGAGGGAGTTTGGTTTCCTGTGTGACTGCACGGTTGCTATTGGTGATGTCTACTTCAAGGCGCACAAATCTGTCCTTGCTTCTTTCTCCAACTACTTTAAGATGTTGTTTGTTCATCAGACCAG tgaaTGTGTCCGTTTGAAAGCAACTGACATACAACCAGATATCTTCAGCTATCTCTTGCATTTGATGTATACTGGGAAGATGGCACCTCAGCTCATTGACCCAGTTCGATTAGAACAGGGAATAAAGTTTCTGCACGCATATCCACTGATTCAAGAGGCCAGCCTTGCCAGTCAGGGTACCTTTTCTCATCCAGATCAAGTTTTTCCATTAGCCTCTTCTTTATATGGCATTCAAATTGCAGATCACCAGACAAGACATCCCACTAAAGTTACCTCAGCAACTGACAAACTTGGGCGAGAATCCAGGCCACAGCCTTCCAGGATGAGCCAAGAACCAGTGTCTGAGGGCTCACAGCTCTCACAGTTGGCTTCAAGTCTGCCACAAGTGACCCGGACAAATATGACCACTTCTGACCCTTTGCAGTCTTCACTGTCTCCAGAACTGGTTTCCACTGCTGGTAATAGTTCTCCTCCAGAGGAGGAAGCCAACATGGAAGCATCTTCTTCAGATGAACAGCCTGCTTCACTCACAATAGCACATGTCAAGCCAAGTATTATGAAAAGGAATGGAAGCTTCCCAAAATACTATGCCTGCCACCTCTGTGGTCGTCGATTCAATCTGCGAAGCAGTTTGCGTGAGCACCTCCAGATCCACACAGGAGTACCCTTCACATCAAGCCAACAGGGAGAAAGTAGCATTTCCCTGTCTCTTTGTAATAATGCAGCTGAAAAAGATGCCATGGAAGTGCCTGAAGCGGGAATGATTAGTGACAGTGAGCTGCAACAGATCTCAGATTCCCCAATAATTGATGGACAGCAGCAGGCAGAAACACCACCACCATCAGACATTGCAGACATAGACAACTTGGAGCAGGCAGATCAAGAAAGAGAAGTTAAAAGACGGAAATATGAATGTTCCATCTGTGGACGcaaatttattcaaaaaagcCACTGGAGGGAGCATATGTACATACATACTGGCAAACCTTTCAAGTGCAGCACTTGCGACAAAAGCTTCTGCAGGGCAAACCAAGCAGCCAGACATGTGTGCCTAAATCAGAGCATGGATACGTATACTATGGTGGACAAACAGACTCTGGAACTGTGTACTTTTGAGGAAGGCAGTCAAATGGACAACATGTTAGTACAGACCAACAAGCCCTACAAATGTAACTTGTGTGACAAAACATTTTCAACTCCCAATGAAGTGGTCAAACATTCGTGCCAAAATCAAAACTCTGTCTTTGCTCTAGAAGAAGATAGATCCATTCTGCTAGGCAGTGAGGATACAGAAGCTACAGAGACTGATAACTCAGTGTTAACCTCCATCAAAAAAGAGCAGGAAGCAGTGTTGTTAGACTGA